From a region of the Acanthochromis polyacanthus isolate Apoly-LR-REF ecotype Palm Island chromosome 3, KAUST_Apoly_ChrSc, whole genome shotgun sequence genome:
- the npy2r gene encoding neuropeptide Y receptor type 2: MDTAEQLNMTQVEDLQRDFTSYNCCSFTGILNEDFLELDDSTQLVGVQVILILAYCTIILFGVTGNSLVIYVVYKFRNLRTVTNFFIVNLAVADLLVNMLCLPFTLAYTLYGEWMFGQVFCFMLPYAQGLAVHVSTITLNIIALDRHRSIVYHMETKMSKDMCAVVIVITWAVSALLASPLAIFREYGTFDFSPNKSIQVCAEKWPESSMNGSIYSISMLLVQYGLPLAINSVAYIRIWKKLKNHMTYGRNDRHQRRKKTTKMLLTMVVVFAVLWLPFHAFQLAADIDSAVLSMKDFKLLYTVFHIVAMCSTFVNPILYGWMNNNYRSAFMSVFEYYRPSNVTSRCSKSRETQNEEDRVCTDCKSSNV; the protein is encoded by the coding sequence ATGGATACAGCAGAACAGCTGAACATGACTCAAGTGGAAGATTTGCAACGTGACTTTACGTCTTATAACTGCTGCTCATTTACAGGCATATTAAATGAAGACTTTTTGGAGCTGGATGACAGCACACAGCTGGTCGGAGTTCAAGTTATTCTCATCCTTGCTTACTGCACTATCATCCTGTTTGGAGTCACCGGAAACTCTTTAGTGATCTACGTCGTGTACAAGTTTAGAAATTTACGGACTGTGACCAACTTCTTTATTGTAAACTTAGCCGTTGCTGACTTGCTGGTGAACATGCTGTGTTTGCCTTTCACCCTTGCGTACACTCTGTACGGCGAGTGGATGTTCGGTCAGGTGTTCTGCTTCATGCTGCCCTACGCTCAAGGCTTGGCCGTGCACGTGTCCACTATCACGCTGAACATCATCGCCTTGGACCGCCACAGGAGCATCGTCTACCACATGGAGACCAAGATGTCCAAAGACATGTGCGCTGTTGTGATTGTCATCACATGGGCCGTCAGTGCCTTGTTGGCCAGTCCGCTCGCCATTTTCAGAGAGTACGGGACATTCGATTTTTCACCCAACAAGTCCATTCAGGTGTGTGCAGAGAAGTGGCCGGAAAGCAGCATGAATGGAAGCATCTACAGCATATCGATGCTGCTGGTTCAATACGGTTTACCTTTGGCCATCAACTCCGTCGCCTACATCCGCATCTGGAAGAAACTGAAGAACCACATGACGTACGGTAGAAACGACCGCCATCAGCGCAGGAAGAAGACCACCAAGATGCTGCTGACCATGGTGGTGGTCTTTGCTGTGTTGTGGTTGCCGTTCCACGCCTTCCAGTTGGCCGCGGACATCGACAGTGCTGTGCTGTCCATGAAGGACTTCAAACTGCTTTACACCGTGTTTCACATTGTGGCGATGTGCTCGACGTTCGTCAACCCCATCCTGTACGGGTGGATGAACAACAACTACAGATCGGCCTTCATGTCAGTGTTTGAGTACTACAGGCCCTCCAATGTGACGTCGAGATGCTCCAAaagcagagagacacagaatgagGAAGACAGGGTTTGTACTGATTGCAAATCATCAAATGTCTGA